One region of Apus apus isolate bApuApu2 chromosome W, bApuApu2.pri.cur, whole genome shotgun sequence genomic DNA includes:
- the LOC127395199 gene encoding uncharacterized protein LOC127395199: MALGPVRTGPDIKNVLYTAAGHNGPNWSLWQKAPGETRGRPLGFWSRSYRGSEANYTTTEKEILAAYEGVRAASEVIGTEAQLFLAPRLPVLRFMFENNLSPVHHATDVTWSKWTALITQRARIGKPNHPGIVEAITNWPEGTHFGMPPQEVARRAQEAPPYDHLPETEKQFALFTDGSCRLVGNRRKWKAAVWSPTRLVAQAAEGEGESSQFAEVKAIQLALDIAEREGWPRLYLYTDSWMAANALWGWLKQWQRNNWQRKGKPI, from the coding sequence atggcccttggaccggttcgaacagggccagacatcaagaacgtgctctacactgcagccggacacaatggtcccaactggagcctctggcagaaagcaccaggggaaactcgaggtcgacccctgggattctggagccggagctacagaggttccgaggccaactacacaacaactgagaaggagatacttgcagcatatgaaggagttagagccgcttcagaagtgattggcactgaagcacagctctttctggcgcccaggctaccggtgctgagattcatgttcgagaataacctttctcctgtccatcatgccaccgatgtgacttggagtaaatggactgctttgatcacccaaagagcccgaatagggaaacctaatcatccaggtattgtggaagcaattacaaactggccagaaggcacccactttggaatgccaccacaagaagtggcgagacgagctcaagaagctccaccatatgatcatctaccagagactgagaaacaatttgctcttttcaccgatggctcctgtcgtcttgtagggaaccgccggaagtggaaagctgccgtgtggagtcctacacgactggttgcacaagcagctgaaggagaaggtgaatcaagtcagtttgcagaggtaaaagccatccagctggctttggacattgctgagcgagaggggtggccgagactctacctctacactgactcgtggatggcagcaaatgccttgtggggttggctaaaacagtggcagcggaataactggcagcgaaagggtaaacctatttga